CTTTGTGACATTTATTCCTCATCTGGATGCTGAAACTTAATCAACAAAGATATGAGACTGTCGTCTCGACAACCTATTCAGTTATACCGTTTTTTTGCCATAAAAATGTCTATTTATCGAATGAATTTTGCTGCATTTTTAAAACGGTAATGAATATCCACGGCTACATCGGATCTTTTTTCCGCTGCTTTTCTTTAAATCTCTGGAGTAATGTGCGATAAAATGtaagtttcatttttcgacAAATAAGGAGCTCCACAATAAATAACTTTTACTCTTAGAGTCATGTAACAGCGGTAATACACGTCGACAATAGACAATGACAAACATACTATCCGTAGTATAGCCACATAATAATATGTATACATACGTGTACGTGCACACGGACTGCATTAATATTTGCAATTTTAGCGTATAAAATATTATGTATATCAGCAACATGTTGCTAAGCGCACCAATGTGTATAGAGCGAAAAACCATGAGCAAAGAAATTGTGTGCATACTTTGGCTCGGGAAaaggaaattaattaaattataaattaaaatattttatcgttttATCGGTTGTTTGGTCGAAGTTTACAttacaacaaattttaattgatctGAACTCCTGTTTGGATTCTTtcattctttcaatttacttaTACGACGATATACAACACTGCAGTCAGACAGAACTGAGCGATTTCAAATCACCGCACCGTCAATGATTAGTGCATTTTTGTGGTGCAGTCTTATGGAAAAGgttatttttattgcattatAATTTATAACAAAAGTCTGACGTAAGTCTTGCAAATTTTTCCGTGACGagggaaaaaatttaattttcaattcgttGGGCCCGATTCGACCTGTTTAAGTACAAGAATTGAGGATGCAAAGGTTTAGCCCGAATGAATTTAACTTTTGTCCATTCAGTTCAGTTTCAATACTTCGCATATTTCAATGGTATAAGCGGTTATTCTGACATTCTTGCTGAAATTCTATAGTACCGAGCAGTGTATTCAGGAAGCTGAAGACAGTACAGGATGTAGGAGTAGAGTAAGAGTTAGGTCAGATGGAAGTGTGCGACAATAATTGCAAATATGTAAGAACAAATCTCTGGAATGCTTCGGAGAGGATGGTCCTAACTGTAAGCGTTTTgcgtctattacttcttttgtttaaaaaatcgttaagtgtttgatggaaaatcttttacttatttAGTTTCActatacattttgctatacaaGAGAATACTATCCAGATCTCAtctattattgttttttgttggtgtcgataacagatcgCTTGTCGTTTCTAAAAAATGTGACTTGGatcgatgaaattttttttctcgattttttctaTCAATTTTTCTGTCTAATTTAATCACACCCGTCTTTACCATGCCCAAAGTATTTAAATCGAGTTAAAATATTGAACCGTCCGAAACATAGGAATGCTCTCAGCTGACAAACTATTCCTCAGCACAAGTAAATCATTTTCGTTACTGTCAACGAATTCCCAGTTTCTCCGATTCGGTCTTACGTGTGTCACCGTTCCATTTCGTTTCCGTAAACATTGCTTCTTTTGACCTCTGATTGACGAGTAGTATTCGGAATGAAGCGACAAGTCTTCGACAATATTGCCGCGATGCACATCTAAaatttcgtgtgaattacccAGTTCAGTGATCGGTACATAGTTCGATCGGCTCACTCTATCAAGAACGTCATTAATGTAACGAACCTTTTGATtggacaaaattttcacatttttaccgTGTCCGTTGCAGTCGAGAATTCCGAAATTTCCATTCGTAAATAATGATACTGGGAACGAAAGCGATTGTGTACAGAAACACTGTACGAAGTAAGCGGAAAATCTGTTGGTCCAGTACGAAGTTTGTGTTATCCATTCGATAATTGGTGTCGGGCTGCAAGAACACTTTGTTCAACAGCAACACAAATATTATCCAAATGACCATCAAATTCGCAAAATTTACCAGGAAGTGCAATGTCTAAGGAAAATGTAGTTTTTGTCTTCGTGAACACAATTCTAAAGCGGTAAACAATATCCTGTCTGTACCTTAACCAAGTAGCATAAAACGGCTACACATCCTTCGCGCATCCATCCGCTTCGCATTAAACAGACTTTTCGGGAGCTTGTATAGCATAGATATACAGCTGGAAGTGTATATAAAACTGTCGGAACCATCAATCCATTTgatgagtttaaattttgtgataacGTGAAATTTGAAGCCATATTCGAAAATTGATTGACATTGAAGTTCTAATGTGACTTTTAAGTATTTATAATCACGAAGTACTAGATTGGGCTGTTTACGGTTGGAAataccaaggtaaataaagtgaggaggtaatgccatatataaccgattagcgacgacaaaaataaacgatattCTCAGTTAATGAATCTCTTAGATAGCAAAGGTAAATGGGCgttcggacaaaataactttcggacaaaataaccccggacaaaataaccctggacaaaataaccccggacaaaataactacgaaatacatattttaaaaacaaattgtgaataaCACCCGCTAGCAGAATATATGGCGTCTGGTCAGTGTACCAATCACCGAATATCTATGAGTAGTCGTAttataagaaaacaaaaattttagaatctttttatgttatttactCCGACCACTAAAGTACATAACTCTTTCACAGATCTATTATAAATCGCCGACCATATTCGAGTATACTGAGTATCGAGTATATTTTCGAGTACGTATCGAATACattcgagaacatcgactatattcgaaaaCATCGCCtattcgagaacatcgactatat
This genomic stretch from Bradysia coprophila strain Holo2 chromosome II, BU_Bcop_v1, whole genome shotgun sequence harbors:
- the LOC119073107 gene encoding uncharacterized protein LOC119073107, whose protein sequence is MASNFTLSQNLNSSNGLMVPTVLYTLPAVYLCYTSSRKVCLMRSGWMREGCVAVLCYLVKTLHFLVNFANLMVIWIIFVLLLNKVFLQPDTNYRMDNTNFVLDQQIFRLLRTVFLYTIAFVPSIIIYEWKFRNSRLQRTRVSRSNYVPITELGNSHEILDVHRGNIVEDLSLHSEYYSSIRGQKKQCLRKRNGTVTHVRPNRRNWEFVDSNENDLLVLRNSLSAESIPMFRTVQYFNSI